In Terriglobia bacterium, the genomic stretch GCGGCCACCGAACGCCGGCTGGGGATTTATTATTCCTATTTGGGTTTGCTTGATGCAAAGCAGGCGGGCGCGCCGTCCATACCGGCGAATAAGAGGGTGGAGCTGTGGCAGCAGGCGCGTGAGTGGTACCAGAAAAGCATGAATGCATTCCGGAACATCCAGAAGCATGGGATCCTTACCGGAGCTGAGCCCCTCAAAGCGGACCAGATGGCCGCGGAGGTCGCCCACTGCGATGAGGCCCTGGCGAAATTGCGGGGCACAGGAAGAACCTCCCGATAGCCCAGCTCGAATCGCGGTGGAAGGGCACAAACGGCCGTGGTTTGTGTTGTGACTTCCGCATAATTGAAGATCCCTTAGCGAGATCTCCGAGCCGGCTTGTTGAAGATTTAGAAGCAAGATATCCGCCTCCGAGGGTGCCATCCCATGATCCCATCTGTGCAGAGTCCCAGGCCCGGAGGGTTGGGCAGAGTTTAGCCCCGTCTGAGCCCCGCGCTTTTTTCTTATGCGGGGCGAGGGCGGGGTAAGAGTTGGAAAATGATTTGAGCCCCGGAGGGGTGAAAGAACACGCTGCAAGTCCGGCGGCCATGCTAATTGCCGTTTGCAGACACTCGGTCCATTCCTTCTGCGTGGACCCCACGAGAAAGAGGGGGTTACCTTGAAGCGTTATCTTTTCGTTCTGATGTTGTTTGCTGCCACCACTGCCGTCGCGGCAGCTACTCAGGGGTACGTTGTCTTCTTAAAGGATTCAGAGGTCTATTCCGTCAGGACGGATGGCAGCGATCTTCGCCAACTCACCTCGGACGAGAATCCCAAAGATCTTCCACGTTGGTCGCCGGATGGCAAGCCTATCGCTTTTATGAGCCATCCCAGGCGGGATCCGGAAAGGGCCTTTGCGCATTTCATAGTGGTCACGAAACAGGCGGAACTGGACGATCTCAAAGAAATGGTCCTTCGGCTGGGGGGCGAGGGTCGCGATGCCTGGGACGTCTGGTCAGAACAATGATGAAGACAGGGATCGCATCTCCACTATCCACTCAACTGCACTTTGGCGCCAGAGAATTCCCGGAGGTAAGGCATTGGACGCCGATGGGCGCGGATGAATGCGGGGCAAAGGGGGATTCGCCGCAGATTTACTGCTCCGTTTTGCGCTTGGGGCGCTGGTGGTACTGGAGGATTTTCTTGCGGAGGCGGATTGAAGCGGGGGTGATTTCAACCAGTTCGTCTTCATTAATGAACTCAAGCGCCTGCTCCAATGACAGGTCGCGGAACGGGACCAGGCGGATCGCTTCGTCTGAGGTCGACGCGCGCATGTTAGTGAGCTTCTTTTCTTTCGTGACATTCACATCGAGATCCGCATCCCGCGAGTTTTCGCCGATGATCATTCCTTCATAGACCGGGGTCCCGGGCTTGACGAACAGTTCTCCGCGCTCCTGCAGGTTATAAAGGGCGTAGCTGGTGGTAGCACCCCCGCGGTCGGCTATCAGTGCCCCTGTCATCCGGTTGGTAATTTCACCCTGCCACTCTCCCCAGCGTAGAAACAGGGTGTTGAGAAGACCGGTCCCCTTGGTTTGGGTGAGAAACTCGGAACGAAATCCGATCAGCCCGCGCGATGGCGTTTCAAACTCCAGACGAACCCGTCCCCCGCCATGATTGATCATCTTCATCATCTGTCCTTTTCGTCGTCCAAGGGCCTCGGTCACGACCCCGATAAAAGTATCCGGACAGTCAATCACCACGAGCTCGATCGGCTCCAATTTTTTTGCGTCGGCGAACCTGGTAATCACTTCGGGCTTTGAGACCTGCATCTCATAACCTTCACGGCGCATCATTTCAATCAGGATGGCGAGTTGGAGTTCCCCCCGGCCTGAAACTTTCAAGCTGTCAACTACCTCGGTATCTTCCACCCGAATTGCCACATTCCCCAGAACCTCCTTTTCGAGCCGGTCCCGCAAATGTCGCGAGGTCACGTAAGTGCCGTCACGGCCGGCGAAGGGGGCCGTGTTGGCCGAAAAGATCATGGAGAGGGTGGGTTCGTCAACCGTGATCGGCGGCAAGGGAACGGGATCTTCGGCATCGGCGATGGTCTCGCCGATAAAGATGCCCTCAATGCCCGCAAGCGCCACAATCTCCCCGGCGCTTGCCTCCTGAGTCATCTTGTGTTTGAGTCCTTCAAATGTATAAAGCTGGGTGATTTTTGTTTTTTCAATGGATCCATCCAGCTTGCAGATAGAAACGTTGTCGCCGACCGCTACTTTTCCGGAAAAGATCCGGCCAATTCCAATGCGCCCGACGTAGTCGTTGTAGTCCAGCGTGGTGATCAGAACCTGGAGCTTGTTGTGCAGCCTTGGCCGCGGCGCCGGGATCGTCTCAAGGATTTGTTCAAACAGGGGGCGCAGATCCTCGGAATCGTCCGTCAAATGGCGCTTGGCGATCCCATCGCGGCTGATGGCATAGAGAATTGGGAATTCGATCTGCCCTTCGCTTGCATCGAGATCAATGAAAAGATCATAGAGTTCATTGACCACCTCCTGGGGCCTGGCGTCGGAGCGATCAATCTTATTGATGACCCCGATCACGGGCAGCTTTTCCTCCAGGGCCTTGCTAAGCACAAAGCGAGTCTGAGGGAGAGGCCCTTCCGAGGCATCCACCAGGAGCATGACCCCGTCCACCATTTTCAGCACACGCTCCACCTCGCCGCCGAAATCCGAATGACCCGGTGTGTCGACAATGTTGATTTTGATGCCCTTGTAAAAAATGGCCGTGTTCTTTGCCATGATGGTGATGCCGCGTTCACGCTCCAGATCGAGACTGTCCATCACGCGTTCGACGAGGCGCTCATTATCACGGAAGGTCCCGCTTTGCCTGAGCATGGCGTCAACGAGCGTGGTTTTGCCATGATCAACATGGGCGATGATGGCGATGTTGCGTATATCTTCTCTGGCGTCCTGTTCTTTCAAAAGTCACTTCTCCAGTTCGGGGTTTGGTTTCACACACAGAATCCCGCGAGGACCGCAAACTGACAACCTTATCCTGTCGATCAGAGAACTGTCAAGGAGCACTGGATCGAAGTGCGCTGGTCAGTTTCCGGAGAACCGGCTCTACATTCCCCTTTGAAGGGGGTGATCCACTATCATTCTCGGCAAGGAGTGATGAAAAGGGCTGTCGTTTGGACCCAGCAACACTCACCCGGCAATCTGAGTGCTATTCTCCGGGCCATCACTCGTGGCGCAATGCGGTCGCCGGGTCAATCCGCATGGCTTGACGCGAGGGCAGGTAAGATGCCCCGAGTGCCACAATCGACAAGAAAAACGCAACGCCGACAAAGGTCCACGGATCGGTCGCCGTGACGCCGTAAAGCAGCCTTGACATCAGCCGTGTCGTCGCAATGGCGCTGAGAAGTCCCATGCCGATTCCTGCTGCGACCGATCTCATCCCCTGCCTTAGCATGAGCCCAAGCACACGATTGGGGGTGGCGCCAAGCGCCATACGCACGCCGATCTCATGCGTGCGCTGGCCCAGGGCGTACGATGACAGGCCGTAGAGGCCGACAACGGCGAGCACGAGGCCGAGCATACCGAAGATGCCCGCGAACTTGGCGGCCTTGCGCACAAGAAAAAGGCCATACCCGCCGTCGAGCGCCTGCTTCATGCTTTGCACGTCATAGAGCACAAGGGCGGGCTCATGCGCGTGAATGACCCGTTCGAGCGATGGCGCGAGCACCCGTGGTGACAGGGATGTGCGCACCTGCAACACTCGGAGGCCGGTGTAAGCCTGCGCGAGGGGCACATAAAAGTAGGGTTGGGGATCCTCGAAGAGAGAGTGATACTTACCGGTCCTTACAACTCCGACGACGGCGAACCACGGCCCACTTGAACCGGCATCGCGGAAGCGTTTACCCAGGGGCTCTCGACCGGGCCACAACTCCTCCGCGAGCCGTTCGTTCACAATTGCCACGCGGGGTGTTCGCTCAGCATCTTCCTCTGTAAAGCTTCGCCCGCGGCTGATCGGGATGCCCATCGTTGAGAAATAATGAGAACCAACGGCATTCATGCCGGCTAACGGCCGCTCGCCGGTGCGGGATGACTGACCCTCAATGTCGACTGCATGGGTCGTGCTGACATAACCCATTGGAATCGTAAAGGCGAAACTAAAATCCTCGATGCCGGGAACGGCATGCAAGCGCTCCTCGATGTCATGGAAGAAGGCCCGTCCTTGCGCTTCAGTGTACCCAAGCTGAGAGACGTCCATGTGAAGGTTGAGCACGCCGTCAGATTGGAATCCGGGATCCATGTGCTCTGCCCGCGTCAGGCTGCGAATGAACAGTCCCCCTGCAACCAGGAGTACGAAACACAGGGCGATCTGAGCGGCGACCAGTCCGCCATACAAGTGGGGCCGGCCGCCGCCCGTGGGCGCACGGTCCTGGCCATCGCGCAACATTTGGCCCAAACCGGAGGACGACGCCCGCAGCGCCGGCACCACCCCGACGATCATTCCGGCAAGTATGACCATTGCCGTGGAGTACAACACGACCCGCCCGTCCACATGAAAGTCGAACCGGACCGGGAGGTCCCCAGGCAATTTGGTCCTGCCGAGGAGAATCCCCGACCAAGCGCCAAGCAATATCCCTGCGCTTCCCCCGAGTGCAGCGAGCATCAGGCTCTCCGTCAAAAGCTGCCTAAGGAGCCGGCCGCGCCCGGCGCCCAAGGCTGCCCGAATCGCAATCTCTCGCTGGCGGCCGATGCTTCGTGCGAGGACAAGATTCGTGACGTTTACTGCGGCCACGATCAGAACGAGGCCGACGAGAACCGTCATGATTGCGGCGCCGAGCGCGTTGGTTCGAGCATTGTCCTCCTCGGGTCGCGCCAGCCGCTCGGGCACCACCTTTAAAGTGACACCTTTGTTGGTGTCTGGGAACTGCCGTTCGACCCGCGCGGCCACGACATCCAGCGCCGCTTGCGCCTGCGCCAATGTGATGTGCGGCCGCAGCCGCGCTATCGTATGGAGTGACCGCGCTTCCCTCCGGTTCAAATCGCCTGTGCCAGCCCAATTCACTGGGAGGAAGAGCTCCGACCTGGAAAACGCGAAGGTGCCGTCGAATTCGGGAGGAGCCACGCCGACGATCGTGACCGGTCGACCATTCACCTTTGCGGTTTCCCCGATGACGGAGGGATCGCCGCCGAATCTTTGGCGCCACGTCGAGTACCCAAGGATGACCACTGGATCCATGCGGCCGGGATCACCCTCGTCGGGGCCGATCAGGCGTCCGAGGGTTGGTCGAAGATCGAGCAGGGGGAAATAGTTTCCTGTCACCCACGTGGTCAACACCCGTTCCGAGCGTCCCCCCTTGGGGGACAGCCCCACAAATCCGACGGTGTAGCCGGCAATGTCCTCGAAAATGTCTCTAGTCGCGCTGCGGTAGTCCTGGAGATCGAGATGTGAAACGGGGTGCAGGCCGCCGGCCAAAGAACGCTGAGTAGTAACAACGGCCAGACGTTCACTGTCCCGAACCGGCAGCGGCCGGAGAATAAAGGCATTGACAACGGTGAAGACCGCGGTATTGACGCCAATGCCGAGCGCAAGCGTCAGAACTGCAATGAGCGTTACACCCGGGGCCTTCATCAACATTCGCATTCCGTAGCGAATGTCTGTCGAGAATGTTCCCATGCCTCTCCCCCTGGATCCTCGCGCTTAGGAATGCCTGGTCCACGCCGAGCGGCCCGAAATCCATCGTTATGGTATCTGAAAATGCTCAGCCGGCGGAAGGCATTGTCAACCATGCCGCCGTGTTCGCCGTTATGACTGGTCGGGGGATGCGCTGCGCAATGCCTCGCA encodes the following:
- a CDS encoding ABC transporter permease, with translation MGTFSTDIRYGMRMLMKAPGVTLIAVLTLALGIGVNTAVFTVVNAFILRPLPVRDSERLAVVTTQRSLAGGLHPVSHLDLQDYRSATRDIFEDIAGYTVGFVGLSPKGGRSERVLTTWVTGNYFPLLDLRPTLGRLIGPDEGDPGRMDPVVILGYSTWRQRFGGDPSVIGETAKVNGRPVTIVGVAPPEFDGTFAFSRSELFLPVNWAGTGDLNRREARSLHTIARLRPHITLAQAQAALDVVAARVERQFPDTNKGVTLKVVPERLARPEEDNARTNALGAAIMTVLVGLVLIVAAVNVTNLVLARSIGRQREIAIRAALGAGRGRLLRQLLTESLMLAALGGSAGILLGAWSGILLGRTKLPGDLPVRFDFHVDGRVVLYSTAMVILAGMIVGVVPALRASSSGLGQMLRDGQDRAPTGGGRPHLYGGLVAAQIALCFVLLVAGGLFIRSLTRAEHMDPGFQSDGVLNLHMDVSQLGYTEAQGRAFFHDIEERLHAVPGIEDFSFAFTIPMGYVSTTHAVDIEGQSSRTGERPLAGMNAVGSHYFSTMGIPISRGRSFTEEDAERTPRVAIVNERLAEELWPGREPLGKRFRDAGSSGPWFAVVGVVRTGKYHSLFEDPQPYFYVPLAQAYTGLRVLQVRTSLSPRVLAPSLERVIHAHEPALVLYDVQSMKQALDGGYGLFLVRKAAKFAGIFGMLGLVLAVVGLYGLSSYALGQRTHEIGVRMALGATPNRVLGLMLRQGMRSVAAGIGMGLLSAIATTRLMSRLLYGVTATDPWTFVGVAFFLSIVALGASYLPSRQAMRIDPATALRHE
- the typA gene encoding translational GTPase TypA encodes the protein MKEQDAREDIRNIAIIAHVDHGKTTLVDAMLRQSGTFRDNERLVERVMDSLDLERERGITIMAKNTAIFYKGIKINIVDTPGHSDFGGEVERVLKMVDGVMLLVDASEGPLPQTRFVLSKALEEKLPVIGVINKIDRSDARPQEVVNELYDLFIDLDASEGQIEFPILYAISRDGIAKRHLTDDSEDLRPLFEQILETIPAPRPRLHNKLQVLITTLDYNDYVGRIGIGRIFSGKVAVGDNVSICKLDGSIEKTKITQLYTFEGLKHKMTQEASAGEIVALAGIEGIFIGETIADAEDPVPLPPITVDEPTLSMIFSANTAPFAGRDGTYVTSRHLRDRLEKEVLGNVAIRVEDTEVVDSLKVSGRGELQLAILIEMMRREGYEMQVSKPEVITRFADAKKLEPIELVVIDCPDTFIGVVTEALGRRKGQMMKMINHGGGRVRLEFETPSRGLIGFRSEFLTQTKGTGLLNTLFLRWGEWQGEITNRMTGALIADRGGATTSYALYNLQERGELFVKPGTPVYEGMIIGENSRDADLDVNVTKEKKLTNMRASTSDEAIRLVPFRDLSLEQALEFINEDELVEITPASIRLRKKILQYHQRPKRKTEQ